A single genomic interval of Chryseobacterium paludis harbors:
- a CDS encoding GNAT family N-acetyltransferase yields the protein MDFPILETERLILRQLTNKDAKDLFDYFSLDIVMEYYDLETFTQIKEAEKLIDHFNSEFENKKGFRWAIELKSEKKVIGTCGYHNWFREHFKAELGYELNPKFWRKAYMKEAVQAIIPFAFTTMNLHRIEAFIDPANISSEKLLLSLDFNEEGTMRDFFFEKGKFVDATIFGLINKLKISAGRK from the coding sequence ATGGATTTTCCAATATTAGAAACTGAAAGGTTAATTTTAAGACAACTAACTAATAAGGATGCTAAAGATTTATTTGACTATTTCTCTTTGGATATTGTCATGGAATATTATGATTTAGAAACCTTTACTCAAATTAAAGAGGCCGAAAAACTAATTGACCATTTCAATAGTGAATTTGAAAATAAAAAGGGATTCCGATGGGCTATTGAATTGAAATCCGAAAAAAAAGTAATTGGAACCTGTGGTTACCACAACTGGTTTCGCGAACATTTTAAAGCCGAACTTGGCTATGAGCTCAATCCGAAATTCTGGAGAAAAGCCTATATGAAAGAAGCTGTACAGGCCATTATTCCGTTTGCTTTTACAACAATGAATTTACATCGCATAGAAGCTTTCATTGATCCTGCTAATATTTCATCCGAAAAACTTTTATTGTCACTCGATTTTAATGAAGAAGGTACAATGCGTGATTTCTTCTTTGAAAAAGGAAAATTTGTAGACGCTACTATTTTTGGACTTATTAATAAGCTGAAAATATCTGCAGGCAGAAAGTAA